Proteins encoded together in one Lathyrus oleraceus cultivar Zhongwan6 chromosome 5, CAAS_Psat_ZW6_1.0, whole genome shotgun sequence window:
- the LOC127080924 gene encoding uncharacterized protein LOC127080924 translates to MEIIWVEFCLKSAHGLQHSTSLWKRQWYAVGWIDHNSKYCTKVVNSGNANPVWKTNFAVPVDDSMPNMQDLALNVEVYCIDPIFKEKLHGSATIGLKKFLFKQVKNNEASMPNQEGVRSYQLQKKKSNKPRGFVDILIHISDGKKELDSQPVGSKERTVLLDYGNNAHRTAEEGLRQAYPQKQPQDSIYQPENYEHTNVPDSFSVPFATTNYSDQYEGEPSYHRAAGPARPSYHTTAGPNYHTAKAGPSYQPHRTRTPPPSPPYNVGYIPTFLSRNDGLHPSFTDIPQFTEEPCQTEPPGVVLEISAEALAAGAAIFGDDFLSGFDVLQS, encoded by the exons ATGGAGATTATATGGGTCGAGTTCTGTTTGAAATCTGCTCATGGCCTGCAGCATTCAACTTCACTTTGGAAGCGTCAATGGTACGCCGTTGGATGGATTGATCATAACAGCAAATATTGCACCAAAGTTGTTAATTCTGGAAATGCAAATCCTGTTTGGAAAACCAATTTTGCCGTTCCTGTTGACGACTCAATGCCAAACATGCAAGACTTGGCACTAAACGTGGAAGTTTACTGTATAGACCCCATATTCAAGGAAAAGCTTCATGGCTCAGCAACGATTGGTCTGAAGAAGTTTCTTTTCAAGCAAGTGAAGAATAATGAGGCGTCAATGCCAAACCAAGAGGGGGTTCGGAGCTACCAATTGCAAAAGAAGAAATCCAACAAACCAAGAGGTTTTGTTGATATTCTGATTCATATTTCGGATGGTAAGAAAGAACTAGATTCTCAACCAG TAGGTAGCAAGGAAAGAACAGTGCTTTTAGATTATGGCAACAATGCCCACAGGACTGCAGAGGAAGGATTACGGCAAGCTTACCCGCAGAAGCAGCCTCAGGATTCAATCTATCAGCCAGAAAATTATGAACACACAAACGTGCCAGACTCCTTTTCAGTGCCGTTCGCCACTACAAACTATTCCGATCAATATGAGGGTGAACCAAGCTACCATAGAGCAGCTGGACCAGCTAGACCGAGCTACCATACAACAGCTGGGCCAAACTACCATACAGCAAAAGCTGGACCAAGCTATCAACCACATAGAACTAGAACTCCTCCACCATCCCCACCCTATAACGTTGGTTATATTCCCACTTTTCTCTCAAGAAATGATGGTTTGCATCCAAGCTTCACAGACATCCCACAATTCACGGAAGAACCCTGTCAAACGGAGCCTCCAGGTGTTGTACTGGAAATAAGTGCCGAGGCATTAGCAGCTGGTGCTGCAATTTTTGGCGATGACTTCTTGTCAGGATTTGATGTCCTGCAGTCCTAG
- the LOC127080925 gene encoding uncharacterized N-acetyltransferase ycf52, with protein sequence MVAMGVAAAYTHMHMIEVFSSKSMELKWVRTRITKTSQFNKNKEKNLLTPLLPVYISTDPRHVDPQHLQHLCSTCNHSFQRFSDAPEPVDINKLRIALSHSDVLVSVFCKPNIVDGLEKSSSSIVDFLTPVSPSRDLLVGFGRAVSDCGLTASIYDLMVIPSLRRMGIGKLILKKIVRMLTNRDIYDIAALCSKDERLFFKACGFGGDILDSTTMMYTRAVSSTIQEGEQTVTRAGQKPLLIPPLIERHYKSSRTII encoded by the exons ATGGTGGCAATGGGAGTTGCAGCTGCTTACACTCACATGCACATGATAGAGGTTTTCAGTTCAAAATCAATGGAATTGAAATGGGTAAGAACAAGAATCACCAAAACCTCACAGTTCAACAAGAACAAAGAAAAGAATCTCTTAACCCCCCTTCTCCCAGTTTACATTTCCACTGATCCACGCCACGTTGATCCCCAACATCTCCAACACCTCTGCTCCACTTGTAACCACTCTTTTCAGAGATTTTCTGATGCCCCTGAACCCGTTGATATCAACAAACTCCGCATTGCTCTTTCTCACAGTGATGTTCTTGTCTCTGTTTTCTGCAAACCTAACATCGTAGATGGGTTGGAAAAATCTTCATCTTCCATAGTGGATTTCTTGACGCCGGTCTCTCCCTCCCGCGATTTGTTGGTTGGATTTGGCCGTGCTGTTTCTGATTGTGGTCTCACTGCTTCTATTTACGATCTCATG GTTATTCCATCCCTGCGGAGAATGGGAATTGGAAAATTGATTCTTAAAAAAATTGTGAG AATGCTTACAAATAGAGACATCTATGACATAGCAGCCCTTTGCTCAAAGGATGAAAG GTTGTTTTTTAAGGCGTGTGGATTTGGTGGTGACATTTTGGACTCCACTACCATGATGTACACAAGAGCTGTTTCATCAACAATCCAGGAAGGCGAGCAAACTGTCACGCGTGCAGGCCAAAAGCCATTGTTGATTCCACCTCTAATTGAGAGACACTACAAATCATCAAGGACAATAATATAG